Proteins co-encoded in one Kutzneria chonburiensis genomic window:
- a CDS encoding S26 family signal peptidase, translated as MVVLVGVVLAGMFCVVALSRRFMVVTVAGPSMAPTLRDGDRVLVRRCAVDLVRRGDIVVLLGPRMPGLGVAPADFMAGATNEERTLLIKRAVAVPGDPLPGDSAVVSAAEIVVTGDNENMSYDSRQAGPFDARNVRGVVVRRLTMV; from the coding sequence GTGGTGGTGCTGGTGGGGGTCGTGCTGGCGGGCATGTTCTGCGTGGTCGCACTGAGCAGGCGGTTCATGGTGGTCACGGTGGCCGGCCCGAGCATGGCCCCCACACTGCGCGACGGCGACCGGGTGCTGGTGCGCCGCTGCGCGGTCGACCTGGTGCGGCGTGGCGACATCGTCGTGCTCCTGGGGCCGAGGATGCCCGGCCTTGGCGTCGCGCCCGCCGACTTCATGGCGGGCGCGACGAATGAGGAACGCACCCTGCTGATCAAGCGTGCGGTGGCGGTGCCCGGCGATCCGCTGCCGGGTGACTCGGCGGTCGTCTCCGCGGCCGAGATCGTGGTCACCGGCGACAACGAGAACATGAGCTACGACTCCCGGCAGGCCGGCCCGTTCGACGCACGCAACGTCCGCGGCGTCGTCGTCCGCCGGCTGACCATGGTCTAG
- a CDS encoding ABC transporter ATP-binding protein yields the protein MRSRFAGVVAAVGLAWRAAPGLFAVYVPLNVLGAVVPVASAWLVKLILDALLRGTPLYPLLWLVGILAVVGVIAGVVPQVMEHLRVEADRRVTLLSEDRLYGATERFVGLSRFEDPHFQDTLRVAQESGRSAPSNVVNGFVGVGRALVTIAGFVGSLAVLDPLITVVVLAAGVPAVLAERALARRRAAVFLEMSPSIRRELFYARLLTDVRAAKEVRLFGIGGFFRQRMLAERATANAAERRVDRHELRVQGGLVLLSSVVAGGGLVAAIVAASRGQLSVGDVSMFVAAVAGVQTSLSMLVGAYAMASRSLVMFEHYLALLRSDSDLPVAASPAAVPELSGGVELRDVWFRYSPAHPWVLRGVNMTIPAGRAVAIVGRNGAGKSTIVKLLCRFYDPTRGSVLWDGVDLRDMAPADLRARIGAVFQDFMEYDLTAAENVGVGDVGCRDDRPRVEEAARLAGVHKTLARLPAGYDTLLSRTFGTAGSASAESAALAWLTGDDESGVGVTLSTGQWQRLALARGLFRGRRDLLILDEPSSGLDPEAEHQVHETLRSYAAGTTRVLISHRLGATRDADHVFVIEDGVVSEEGSHASLVAAGGVYARLFALQAKGYQEPTAVG from the coding sequence GTGAGGTCGCGGTTCGCCGGTGTGGTTGCGGCGGTCGGCCTGGCGTGGCGGGCCGCGCCGGGGCTGTTCGCCGTGTACGTGCCCCTGAACGTGCTCGGCGCGGTCGTCCCGGTGGCTTCCGCGTGGCTGGTCAAGCTCATCCTCGACGCGCTGCTGCGCGGTACGCCGCTGTACCCGCTGCTCTGGCTGGTCGGCATCCTCGCGGTGGTGGGTGTCATCGCGGGTGTCGTGCCGCAGGTGATGGAGCACCTGCGGGTCGAGGCGGATCGGCGGGTCACGCTGCTGAGCGAGGACCGGCTCTACGGCGCGACCGAGCGGTTCGTCGGGCTCAGCCGATTCGAGGACCCCCACTTCCAGGACACGTTGCGGGTGGCGCAGGAGTCCGGGCGGTCCGCGCCGAGCAACGTCGTCAACGGGTTCGTCGGGGTCGGCCGGGCGCTGGTGACGATCGCGGGGTTCGTCGGCTCGCTCGCCGTGCTCGACCCGCTGATCACGGTGGTGGTGCTGGCGGCGGGGGTGCCGGCGGTGCTGGCCGAGCGTGCGCTCGCCCGCCGGCGCGCGGCGGTGTTCCTCGAGATGAGCCCGTCGATCCGGCGGGAGCTGTTCTACGCGCGGCTGCTCACCGACGTCCGCGCGGCCAAGGAGGTGCGGCTGTTCGGGATCGGCGGGTTCTTCCGGCAGCGGATGCTGGCCGAACGCGCGACGGCCAACGCGGCGGAACGCCGGGTCGACCGGCACGAGCTGCGCGTGCAGGGCGGGTTGGTGTTGCTGTCCTCGGTCGTGGCCGGCGGGGGTCTCGTCGCGGCGATCGTGGCGGCGAGTCGGGGGCAGCTCTCCGTCGGCGACGTGTCGATGTTCGTCGCCGCCGTCGCCGGGGTGCAGACGTCGCTGTCGATGTTGGTCGGCGCGTACGCGATGGCGAGCAGGTCGCTGGTGATGTTCGAGCACTACCTCGCCCTGCTGCGGTCGGACTCCGACCTGCCGGTCGCGGCGTCGCCGGCGGCGGTGCCCGAGCTGAGCGGCGGCGTTGAGCTCCGTGACGTGTGGTTCCGTTACTCCCCAGCGCATCCGTGGGTGCTGCGTGGGGTGAACATGACCATCCCGGCCGGCCGCGCGGTGGCGATCGTCGGGCGCAACGGCGCGGGCAAGAGCACGATCGTGAAGCTGCTGTGCCGCTTCTACGACCCGACCCGCGGTTCGGTGCTGTGGGACGGCGTCGACCTGCGTGACATGGCGCCCGCCGACCTGCGGGCGCGGATCGGCGCGGTGTTCCAGGATTTCATGGAGTACGACCTGACCGCCGCCGAGAACGTCGGGGTCGGCGACGTCGGGTGTCGTGATGACCGGCCCCGGGTCGAGGAGGCGGCGCGGCTGGCCGGCGTGCACAAGACGCTGGCGCGCCTGCCCGCCGGGTACGACACGCTGCTGAGCCGGACGTTCGGCACCGCAGGCTCGGCGTCGGCCGAGTCGGCTGCGCTCGCCTGGCTGACCGGCGACGACGAGTCCGGCGTCGGGGTCACCCTGTCGACCGGGCAGTGGCAGCGGCTCGCATTGGCGCGGGGTTTGTTCCGCGGCCGGCGGGACCTGCTCATCCTCGACGAGCCGAGTTCGGGCCTCGACCCGGAGGCCGAGCACCAGGTGCACGAGACGCTGCGGTCGTACGCCGCCGGCACGACCAGAGTGCTGATCTCGCACCGGCTCGGGGCGACCAGAGACGCCGACCACGTGTTCGTCATCGAGGACGGCGTGGTGTCGGAAGAGGGCTCGCACGCCTCGCTCGTCGCGGCCGGTGGCGTGTACGCCCGGCTGTTCGCGTTGCAGGCCAAGGGATATCAGGAGCCGACCGCGGTCGGCTGA
- a CDS encoding AfsR/SARP family transcriptional regulator, producing the protein MGDNPHVVDIRVLGPLEVDVDGDVLNLGGPRLRALLALLVAAAARPVSVSALVELLWGYAAPPDAGRTVRTYMSRLRKSIASATTAVGASELIVTKPPGYLLRVEPALVDAVRFEQLAAAGHRSLNAGRPEVAIGQLGAALRLWQGGAYEEFTGMPALDAASRRLAQLRDDAVQDRIDADLATGHGQELVAELTEMTAAAPGNERLWGQLMTALYRAGRQADALDTFRRARCALIEECGVEPSPVLTAIHQRILAHEDGLLVVGELTTRDDGRRERLLAAGASALHTDGDLTVSREQFEAAHRDAEQHGDVIGMAHAVLGLSGLWVHEHRTATTTTQLRSRLEHALAAVDRDSPLALRLRVRIAGETEYPTATHTEILRLVEDTRQAGDPVAHAEALSIAHHCVLGPDHGALRHELALRLIAESDRTGRRIDRLMGLLWHTVDLFLAADPHAERRLGELEAVLADGEHLAVRFAADAVRVMLAIRGGRFDEAEVMAQACAELGQQAGDADALGWYGAQLVAIRWFQGRLTELLPMLEVLVHSYTLSAIDNSYFAALASAAAVAGDHRAAATALARLTGHDLARVPRSSTWLVAMNGVAEVAFRLGDADTAAQVYRLLSPFADLPIMPSLGIACFGSAHHSLGLASLTTGHLDRAVQHLRTAVQHNLALAHWPAVVVSRIRHGQALQRRNRPGDTAAGAHELAVAAEDAAALKMSTAHLEHPYAN; encoded by the coding sequence GTGGGCGACAATCCGCATGTCGTCGACATCCGGGTGCTCGGTCCGCTCGAGGTCGACGTCGACGGCGACGTGCTGAACCTCGGGGGACCGCGGCTGCGGGCGCTGCTCGCCCTGCTGGTCGCCGCGGCCGCCCGCCCGGTGAGCGTGTCGGCGCTGGTCGAACTGCTGTGGGGGTACGCGGCGCCGCCGGACGCCGGACGCACCGTGCGCACCTACATGTCCAGGCTGCGCAAGTCGATCGCGTCCGCGACCACGGCGGTGGGGGCGAGCGAGCTGATCGTCACCAAACCGCCGGGATACCTGCTGCGCGTCGAGCCTGCCCTCGTCGACGCCGTGCGGTTCGAGCAGTTGGCCGCGGCCGGGCACCGCTCGCTCAACGCCGGCCGGCCGGAGGTCGCCATCGGCCAGCTCGGGGCGGCGCTGCGGCTGTGGCAGGGCGGCGCGTACGAGGAGTTCACCGGCATGCCCGCCCTCGACGCCGCGAGCCGGCGGCTGGCGCAGCTGCGTGACGACGCCGTACAGGACCGGATCGACGCCGACCTGGCCACCGGGCACGGCCAGGAGCTCGTCGCCGAGCTGACCGAGATGACCGCCGCGGCGCCGGGCAACGAGCGGCTCTGGGGACAGCTGATGACCGCGCTGTACCGTGCCGGCCGGCAGGCCGACGCGCTGGACACCTTCCGCCGGGCCCGCTGCGCGTTGATCGAGGAGTGCGGTGTCGAGCCGTCGCCGGTCCTCACCGCGATCCACCAACGGATCCTGGCCCACGAGGACGGTCTGCTCGTCGTCGGCGAGCTCACGACGCGGGATGACGGGCGGCGCGAGCGGCTGCTGGCGGCCGGCGCGAGCGCGTTGCACACCGACGGCGATCTGACCGTCAGCCGGGAGCAGTTCGAGGCCGCCCACCGCGACGCCGAGCAGCACGGCGACGTCATCGGCATGGCCCATGCCGTGCTGGGGTTGAGCGGTCTCTGGGTTCACGAGCATCGCACGGCGACCACCACGACCCAGTTGCGCTCACGGCTCGAGCACGCACTGGCCGCCGTCGACCGGGACAGCCCGTTGGCGCTGCGGCTACGCGTGCGGATCGCCGGTGAGACCGAGTATCCGACCGCGACGCACACCGAGATCCTGCGGCTGGTCGAGGACACGCGCCAGGCCGGCGACCCGGTCGCCCACGCCGAGGCGTTGAGCATCGCTCACCATTGTGTGCTCGGGCCCGACCACGGCGCGCTGCGGCACGAGCTCGCCCTCCGGCTGATCGCCGAGAGCGACCGCACCGGCCGGCGCATCGACCGGCTGATGGGCCTGCTGTGGCACACCGTCGACCTGTTCCTGGCCGCCGACCCGCACGCCGAGCGGCGGCTGGGTGAGCTGGAGGCCGTGCTGGCCGACGGCGAGCACCTGGCCGTCCGCTTCGCCGCCGACGCCGTCCGCGTCATGCTGGCGATCCGCGGCGGGCGGTTCGACGAGGCCGAGGTCATGGCCCAGGCGTGCGCCGAGCTCGGGCAGCAGGCCGGCGACGCCGACGCACTCGGCTGGTACGGCGCGCAGCTGGTGGCGATCCGGTGGTTCCAGGGACGGCTCACCGAGCTGCTCCCCATGCTCGAGGTCCTCGTGCACTCGTACACGCTCAGCGCCATCGACAACTCCTACTTCGCCGCGCTCGCGTCGGCCGCCGCCGTCGCCGGCGACCACCGCGCCGCGGCGACCGCACTGGCCAGGCTCACCGGCCACGATCTCGCCAGGGTGCCCCGGTCCAGCACCTGGTTGGTCGCCATGAACGGCGTCGCCGAAGTCGCGTTCCGCCTCGGCGACGCCGACACCGCCGCCCAGGTCTACCGGCTGCTCTCGCCCTTCGCCGACCTGCCGATCATGCCCAGCCTGGGCATTGCCTGCTTCGGTTCGGCCCATCACAGCCTCGGGCTCGCCTCGCTCACCACCGGCCACCTCGATCGCGCCGTGCAGCACCTTCGCACCGCCGTCCAGCACAACCTCGCCCTCGCCCACTGGCCAGCCGTCGTCGTCTCGCGCATCCGGCACGGCCAGGCGCTGCAACGCCGCAACCGGCCCGGCGACACTGCCGCCGGCGCGCACGAGCTGGCCGTCGCGGCCGAGGACGCGGCAGCCCTGAAGATGTCGACCGCCCACCTCGAACACCCCTACGCCAACTGA
- a CDS encoding toxin TcdB middle/N-terminal domain-containing protein, with the protein MDADGDGRPDLVLSGRTKGFPAGYFPMTFAGGWSRRSFQPYRQTPAVGLGEPNVKLVDLDGDGLTDVLRSGSRLEAWFNDRDPRLAWRRTATSAGPARPPDLSDPRVRLADMTGDGLQDIVLLGNGNVRYWPNLGHNRWGTPVTMRRAPRLPGGPDGGIGYDARRVLLGDVDGDGVADLVYIEDGRVLVWLNQSGNGWTAEPLTITGTPRFGGRDSAQLIDLTGVGMGGLLFSRTADRPEPRFLDFTGGVKPYLVVGMDNHLGATTRVEYRTSTAEFLRDQGNRATRWRTPLPMPVHVVSRIEVVDAISGGRLVSQFRYRHGYWDGYEREFRGFAFVEQLDSETVGADEHFSPPTMTRNWFHVGPVAATEAGDWTELDLTAEYWNGDPPKLAAPAGQAAFLAGLSRADRRDALRAMRGRLLRTELYALDGTDLASRPYTVSESAIGVRQEAARVYFPFTAAGRTTQWERGTDPHHEFTFHTGFDRHGFPLGQVHIAVPRGRDPMVAAGPGAPYLATSSVIEYADRDDADHYLVGHVSRTTNYEVVNDGRLSVSDLRDAAVAGVSLRVVAHSRTFYDGAAFTGLPLGVLGDYGLPVREESLVFDDTFLPGLYGATPPVYLNPAGVASWPAEYPAEFRTLLPALAGYVHYADGAVPGSPAGYYTSTNRRRYDVHEPGRVPRGLVTASMDALGGVGTVSYDAHDLLPVRSADAVGLETLADNDYRVLHPRTVTDVNGNTSRAVYSPAGLVTAVFVQGKNGEGDSAAPSSATVYDMHAFDRAGQPASVRTTTRVHHDTDVDVPAADRDAVIVSVQFCDGFGRTVQTRTQAEEILFGDPAFGGGTLPADLAAPAGGDVVGRVRAATDPENVRVSGWQRYDNKGRVVQAYEPFFGTGFDYGQPSDAVLGQRATMFYDPRGELIRTVHPDGSEQLVVHGIPADLTDPSRYAPTVWEQYTYDGNDNAGRTHPTTSTAFQSHWNTPSSVEVDALGRTVRAVARNGADLIITQQAYDITGQLLSITDGLGRVAFRYTYDLPGRRWRTTGIDGGVRDTVLDALSKPVESRDSKGALGLLGYDLVHRPIRTWARDAAGAPIGLRQRIEYGDAGRPDQPAADRAAARAANLLGRPVRQYDEAGTAVTEAVDFKGSLLRATRRVIADAPILATYAQASANGWSVAAFAVDWQPRAGQTQDQRDAELLEPTGYTSTTSYDGLGRPTVHVLPVDVEGRRREIRASYNRAGELAQMTFDGTVHVRQIAYDAKGHRQFIAYGNGILTRHAYDPHTFHLVRLRTESYSVPAPGTFRPGGAVLQDQGYDYDLIGHLLTLRDRTPGAGLPATPNALDRQFGYDPAYRLLSATGREQATPPNQDPWIDLPRSVDPTTTQAYVERYQYDAGGNLTQLVHASAAGYTRDFTLAAGSNRLQRLTVGSTPFDYLLDANGNVRGEGGTRRFGWNHADRLVTFATQTPGAEPSVHAHYLYDATGARIKKLVRRQGGAVEVTHYVSGFFEHRRWSGGANNAVHLMDDQHRIAVVRVGPAHPDDRGPAVAVQLADQLGSSTATVDGAGVLTNREEYSPYGETTFGSYTRKRYRFTGRERDEESSLAYHGSRYYAPWLARWTSTDPIGADGGSNQYAYAAGNPLHFTDTDGHAPKKKAPGRQSNYGIGTHGPYSKMKQTAASKVGKNQVTFLEHPMPGSHAELMMTDPTTGKSDYVRTNGYERAEVMRMDKRGKVPKDRLDNRQLRKLEDKVAAGEGIDYKEDLFLRADRDWNQVAESIKSKSTAGQRGATLIGQDGSHFETMSLKETGRRIAQFEARLERQNARTLARAEVLAKGAGGIAGKAAGLGLKAVGFAGKVAMAWTVAKHSFLAGAHLREGEWGAAGRELAVMAYDLLPVDPLLFQPDHMRMPGFGPDQTVFKARIEGSLGGKAGGGCQACHDAVAADNYFKGTVAGRTWEAQHGPGVGGNGLPTDAGWSAFQNRFQH; encoded by the coding sequence ATGGACGCCGACGGCGACGGCCGTCCCGATCTCGTGTTGTCCGGCCGGACCAAGGGTTTCCCGGCCGGCTACTTCCCGATGACCTTCGCCGGCGGCTGGTCGAGGCGGTCCTTCCAGCCCTACCGGCAGACGCCGGCCGTCGGACTCGGCGAGCCGAACGTCAAGCTGGTCGACCTGGACGGCGACGGGCTCACCGACGTGCTGCGATCGGGCAGCCGGCTGGAGGCGTGGTTCAACGACCGGGATCCGCGGCTGGCCTGGCGGCGCACCGCGACCAGCGCCGGCCCGGCCCGGCCGCCCGACCTGTCCGATCCGCGCGTCCGGCTGGCCGACATGACCGGCGACGGGCTCCAGGACATCGTGCTGCTGGGCAACGGCAACGTCCGCTACTGGCCCAATCTCGGCCACAACCGGTGGGGCACGCCGGTGACGATGCGGCGGGCGCCGCGGCTGCCCGGCGGCCCGGACGGCGGCATCGGCTACGACGCCCGCCGGGTGCTGCTCGGCGACGTCGACGGCGACGGGGTCGCCGATCTCGTCTACATCGAGGACGGCCGGGTGTTGGTGTGGCTCAACCAGTCCGGCAACGGCTGGACGGCCGAGCCGCTGACGATCACCGGCACGCCGCGCTTCGGCGGCCGCGACTCGGCCCAGCTGATCGACCTGACCGGGGTCGGCATGGGCGGGCTGCTGTTCAGCCGCACCGCCGACCGACCGGAACCGCGGTTCCTCGACTTCACCGGCGGCGTCAAGCCGTACCTGGTGGTCGGCATGGACAACCACCTGGGCGCGACGACGCGGGTGGAGTACCGCACCTCGACCGCGGAGTTCTTACGGGACCAGGGAAATCGCGCGACACGCTGGCGCACGCCGCTGCCGATGCCGGTGCACGTGGTCTCGCGGATCGAGGTCGTCGACGCCATCTCCGGCGGCCGGCTGGTCTCGCAGTTCCGGTACCGGCACGGCTACTGGGACGGCTACGAGCGCGAGTTCCGCGGGTTCGCGTTCGTGGAGCAACTCGACAGCGAGACGGTCGGCGCGGACGAGCACTTCTCGCCGCCGACCATGACCCGCAACTGGTTCCACGTCGGGCCGGTCGCGGCCACGGAGGCCGGCGACTGGACCGAGCTCGACCTCACCGCCGAGTACTGGAACGGTGATCCGCCGAAGCTGGCCGCCCCGGCCGGGCAGGCGGCGTTCCTGGCCGGGCTGTCACGGGCCGACCGCCGGGACGCGCTGCGTGCCATGCGTGGGCGCCTGCTGCGCACCGAGTTGTACGCGCTCGACGGCACCGACCTGGCGTCGCGGCCGTACACGGTGAGCGAGTCGGCCATCGGCGTGCGGCAGGAGGCCGCACGGGTGTATTTCCCGTTCACCGCCGCCGGTCGGACCACGCAGTGGGAGCGGGGCACCGACCCGCATCACGAGTTCACCTTCCACACCGGCTTCGACCGGCACGGTTTCCCCCTCGGCCAGGTGCACATCGCGGTCCCACGCGGCCGTGACCCGATGGTCGCGGCCGGGCCCGGCGCGCCGTATCTCGCCACGTCGTCCGTCATCGAGTACGCCGACCGCGACGACGCCGACCACTACCTGGTCGGCCACGTCAGCCGGACCACCAACTACGAGGTGGTCAACGACGGGCGGTTGTCGGTGTCCGATCTGCGCGACGCGGCGGTGGCCGGTGTCTCGCTGCGGGTCGTCGCGCACAGCCGCACGTTCTATGACGGCGCGGCGTTCACGGGCCTGCCGCTCGGCGTGCTCGGCGACTACGGGCTGCCGGTACGGGAGGAGTCGCTGGTCTTCGACGATACCTTCCTCCCCGGGCTCTACGGTGCCACGCCGCCGGTCTACCTCAACCCGGCCGGGGTGGCGTCATGGCCCGCCGAGTATCCGGCCGAGTTCCGCACGTTGCTGCCGGCGCTGGCCGGGTACGTGCACTACGCGGACGGCGCGGTGCCCGGATCGCCCGCCGGCTACTACACGTCGACCAATCGGCGGCGGTACGACGTCCACGAGCCCGGACGGGTGCCGCGCGGCCTCGTCACCGCCTCGATGGACGCGTTGGGCGGCGTCGGCACCGTCTCGTACGATGCCCACGACCTGCTGCCGGTGCGCTCGGCCGACGCCGTCGGTCTGGAGACACTGGCGGACAACGACTATCGGGTGCTGCATCCGCGCACGGTCACCGACGTGAACGGCAACACCAGCCGGGCCGTGTACTCGCCGGCCGGCCTGGTGACGGCGGTTTTCGTGCAGGGCAAGAACGGTGAGGGCGACAGCGCCGCGCCGAGCAGCGCGACCGTGTACGACATGCACGCCTTCGACCGCGCCGGGCAACCGGCGTCGGTGCGCACCACAACGCGTGTGCACCACGACACCGACGTCGACGTCCCGGCCGCCGACCGCGACGCGGTCATCGTTTCGGTGCAGTTCTGCGACGGCTTCGGGCGCACGGTGCAGACCCGCACCCAGGCCGAGGAGATACTGTTCGGCGATCCGGCCTTCGGCGGCGGGACGCTGCCGGCCGACCTGGCCGCGCCGGCCGGCGGCGATGTCGTGGGCCGGGTGCGGGCGGCGACCGATCCCGAGAACGTGCGTGTGTCCGGTTGGCAGCGCTACGACAACAAGGGCCGGGTCGTGCAGGCGTACGAGCCGTTCTTCGGCACGGGATTCGACTACGGCCAACCGTCCGACGCGGTACTCGGCCAGCGCGCGACCATGTTCTACGACCCGCGCGGCGAGCTGATCCGCACCGTGCACCCGGACGGCAGCGAACAGCTTGTCGTGCACGGAATTCCGGCCGACCTGACCGACCCGAGCCGCTACGCGCCCACGGTGTGGGAGCAGTACACCTATGACGGCAACGACAACGCCGGCCGCACGCATCCGACCACCAGCACCGCCTTCCAGTCGCACTGGAACACGCCGTCCAGCGTCGAGGTCGACGCCCTCGGGCGGACCGTGCGCGCGGTGGCCCGCAACGGCGCCGACCTGATCATCACCCAGCAGGCGTACGACATCACCGGCCAGCTGCTGTCGATCACCGACGGGCTCGGCCGAGTCGCGTTCCGGTACACCTATGACCTGCCTGGGCGGCGCTGGCGGACCACCGGCATCGACGGCGGCGTCCGGGACACCGTGCTCGACGCGCTGTCGAAGCCCGTGGAGAGCCGCGACAGCAAGGGCGCGCTCGGGCTGCTGGGCTACGACCTCGTGCACCGGCCGATCCGTACCTGGGCGCGGGACGCCGCCGGCGCACCGATCGGCCTCCGGCAACGGATCGAGTACGGCGACGCCGGCCGCCCCGACCAGCCGGCGGCCGACCGCGCGGCCGCCCGGGCGGCGAACCTGCTGGGCCGGCCGGTTCGTCAGTACGACGAGGCGGGCACGGCCGTCACCGAGGCCGTCGACTTCAAGGGCAGCCTGCTGCGGGCGACGCGACGGGTGATCGCCGACGCGCCGATCCTCGCCACGTACGCGCAGGCATCGGCCAACGGCTGGTCCGTGGCGGCGTTCGCCGTGGACTGGCAGCCGCGCGCCGGGCAGACCCAGGACCAGCGTGACGCCGAGCTGCTGGAGCCGACCGGGTACACCAGCACCACCAGCTACGACGGACTCGGCCGGCCGACGGTGCACGTGTTGCCGGTCGACGTCGAAGGGCGGCGGCGGGAGATCCGGGCCAGCTACAACCGCGCCGGCGAGCTGGCCCAGATGACATTCGACGGCACGGTGCACGTGCGGCAGATCGCCTACGACGCCAAGGGGCACCGGCAGTTCATCGCCTACGGCAACGGCATCCTGACCCGACACGCGTACGACCCCCACACCTTCCACCTCGTTCGGCTGCGAACGGAGTCGTACAGCGTGCCCGCACCGGGCACGTTCCGCCCGGGCGGTGCGGTGCTCCAGGACCAGGGCTACGACTACGACCTGATCGGGCACCTGCTGACCCTGCGCGACCGCACGCCCGGAGCCGGCCTGCCGGCGACGCCGAACGCGCTCGATCGGCAGTTCGGGTACGACCCGGCGTACCGGCTGCTGTCGGCGACCGGCCGCGAGCAGGCCACCCCGCCCAACCAGGACCCGTGGATCGACCTGCCGCGCAGCGTCGACCCCACGACAACGCAGGCGTACGTCGAGCGCTACCAGTACGACGCCGGCGGCAACCTCACGCAACTGGTTCACGCCAGCGCGGCCGGGTACACGCGGGACTTCACCCTGGCCGCCGGCAGCAATCGGTTGCAGCGGTTGACAGTTGGCAGCACCCCGTTCGACTACCTGTTGGACGCCAACGGCAACGTGCGCGGCGAGGGCGGCACCCGGCGGTTCGGCTGGAACCACGCCGACCGGTTGGTGACGTTCGCGACCCAGACCCCCGGCGCCGAGCCTTCGGTGCACGCCCACTACCTGTACGACGCCACCGGCGCGCGGATCAAGAAGCTGGTGCGCCGGCAGGGCGGGGCGGTCGAGGTGACCCACTACGTGAGCGGGTTCTTCGAACACCGCCGGTGGTCCGGCGGCGCGAACAATGCCGTGCACCTGATGGACGATCAGCACCGCATCGCGGTTGTCCGGGTCGGGCCCGCGCATCCCGACGACCGTGGGCCGGCCGTGGCCGTGCAGCTCGCCGACCAGTTGGGCAGCAGCACGGCCACCGTGGACGGCGCCGGCGTGCTCACCAATCGTGAGGAGTACTCGCCTTACGGTGAAACGACCTTCGGCAGCTATACCCGTAAGAGGTATCGCTTCACCGGGCGCGAGCGGGACGAGGAGAGCTCGCTCGCCTATCACGGCAGCCGTTACTACGCACCCTGGCTGGCCCGGTGGACCTCGACCGATCCGATCGGCGCGGACGGCGGCAGCAACCAGTACGCCTACGCCGCCGGCAATCCGTTGCACTTCACCGACACCGACGGGCACGCCCCGAAGAAAAAGGCGCCCGGGCGGCAGAGCAACTACGGCATCGGCACGCACGGCCCGTACTCGAAGATGAAACAGACCGCGGCCAGCAAGGTGGGCAAGAACCAGGTCACCTTCCTCGAGCATCCGATGCCGGGGTCGCACGCCGAGCTCATGATGACCGATCCGACCACCGGCAAGAGCGACTACGTGCGGACCAACGGCTACGAGCGGGCCGAGGTGATGCGGATGGACAAGCGGGGCAAGGTGCCCAAGGACCGGCTGGACAACCGCCAGCTGCGCAAGTTGGAGGACAAGGTCGCGGCGGGGGAGGGGATCGACTACAAGGAGGATCTGTTCCTGCGGGCCGACCGCGACTGGAACCAGGTCGCGGAGAGCATCAAGTCCAAGTCCACCGCCGGGCAGCGCGGGGCGACGCTCATCGGACAGGACGGCAGCCACTTCGAGACCATGTCCCTGAAGGAGACCGGTCGGCGGATCGCCCAGTTCGAGGCCCGTCTCGAACGGCAGAACGCCCGGACCCTCGCTCGCGCCGAGGTCCTGGCCAAGGGTGCCGGGGGCATCGCCGGCAAGGCCGCCGGCCTCGGACTCAAGGCCGTCGGGTTCGCCGGCAAGGTCGCCATGGCGTGGACGGTGGCCAAGCACTCCTTCCTGGCCGGGGCCCATCTGCGGGAGGGGGAATGGGGCGCCGCCGGGCGCGAACTCGCGGTCATGGCCTACGACCTGCTGCCGGTCGACCCGCTGCTGTTCCAACCGGACCACATGCGCATGCCGGGTTTCGGCCCCGACCAGACCGTGTTCAAGGCACGGATCGAAGGCTCGCTCGGCGGCAAGGCCGGCGGCGGTTGCCAGGCCTGCCACGACGCGGTCGCCGCCGACAACTACTTCAAGGGCACCGTGGCCGGACGGACCTGGGAGGCGCAGCACGGCCCCGGTGTCGGCGGCAACGGCCTGCCGACAGATGCCGGCTGGAGCGCATTCCAGAACCGGTTCCAGCACTGA
- a CDS encoding MauE/DoxX family redox-associated membrane protein produces MSTVYLTCRGVLVLVFAASAIGKLGNFGGFVAAVRGLRLVPDAWPRPVARLVVAAEAAAAGLLLLPSRVAVAGFMLVILLCVLFGVVIESSVRRDIRVACPCFGASADLLNRRHLVRNGLLVAVAVVGLAGIDTPPPGFVGLVEVATALPGFVEVLVGAVTAVFVAAVMIRFDDVVETLAPRAAR; encoded by the coding sequence GTGTCCACAGTGTACTTGACGTGCCGTGGCGTGCTGGTGCTGGTGTTCGCGGCGTCCGCCATCGGGAAGCTGGGCAACTTCGGCGGTTTCGTGGCCGCCGTCCGGGGGCTGCGCCTGGTGCCCGACGCGTGGCCGCGGCCGGTCGCCCGGCTGGTCGTCGCGGCGGAAGCGGCGGCCGCCGGGCTGCTCCTGCTGCCGTCCCGCGTCGCGGTCGCCGGCTTCATGCTGGTGATCCTGCTGTGCGTGCTGTTCGGCGTGGTCATCGAGTCGTCGGTGCGCAGGGACATCCGCGTGGCCTGCCCGTGTTTCGGCGCGTCGGCGGACCTGTTGAACCGCAGGCACCTGGTGCGCAACGGTCTGCTGGTAGCCGTGGCGGTCGTCGGGCTGGCCGGGATCGACACCCCGCCGCCTGGGTTCGTCGGGCTGGTGGAGGTCGCCACCGCGCTGCCCGGGTTCGTCGAGGTCCTGGTCGGCGCGGTGACGGCGGTCTTCGTCGCCGCTGTGATGATCAGGTTCGACGATGTCGTCGAGACCCTCGCGCCCCGGGCGGCGCGGTGA